In one Bradyrhizobium sp. 4 genomic region, the following are encoded:
- a CDS encoding glycosyl transferase, whose protein sequence is MLSVIIPTEGVEQTAVATLAALVPGAAAGIIREVLLVDGTRNGVIERVADVAGCRFIGFEGSTQGAALAAGALQARSSWLMFLPAGAVLETGWIEETAQFIQSVSTSGRDRAAVFRYARSPYADAGFRDILWALMRKLVGPFGDQGLLIARDHYDRIGGYPPQARRSEARLLRRLGRSSRIMLRSRIVMVG, encoded by the coding sequence ATGCTGAGCGTCATCATTCCGACCGAAGGCGTCGAGCAGACGGCGGTCGCAACTCTGGCCGCGCTGGTACCCGGTGCCGCCGCAGGCATCATCCGGGAAGTGCTCCTCGTCGATGGCACCCGCAATGGGGTCATCGAGCGCGTTGCCGACGTCGCGGGCTGCCGTTTCATCGGCTTCGAAGGATCCACGCAGGGCGCCGCGCTCGCCGCCGGCGCACTCCAGGCCCGTTCGTCCTGGCTGATGTTCCTCCCCGCCGGCGCCGTGCTGGAAACCGGCTGGATCGAGGAAACCGCTCAGTTTATCCAGTCCGTCTCGACCAGCGGCCGGGATCGTGCAGCTGTCTTCCGCTATGCCCGCTCACCCTACGCTGATGCCGGCTTCCGCGATATCCTCTGGGCCCTGATGCGCAAGCTCGTCGGTCCCTTCGGCGATCAGGGACTTTTGATCGCGCGTGATCACTACGACCGCATCGGCGGCTACCCGCCCCAAGCCCGCCGCTCCGAGGCGCGGTTGCTCCGGCGGCTCGGCCGCTCGTCGCGGATCATGCTGCGCAGCCGGATCGTCATGGTCGGCTGA